The DNA window ATAGTTTTAACTATCTGCTGCACTAATAAAATTCCTTATTATACTAATTCAGGCAGCCAAGGTATTGCTCCGACAGTTGAGTTATAAATTTCATATAACTGTCTTTATTCAATACGATGCCACTTCCCAATGGGTCAAGTGTTCCAATACGCACATTAGTACCTTTTGCTACGGCATGAATGACGGCTGGCCTGAATTGAGGTTCAGCAAAAATACACTTTGCTTTTTGCTCAACCAATTGTGTTCGTATGTAATGTAGTCTTTGCGCACCAGGTTGTATTTCAGGGTTCACAGTAAAAACACCCAATGGTGACAACTGATAGTGTTTTTCAAAGTAACCATAAGCGTCATGAAAAACGAAATATCCCTGTCCTAACACGGGTTGCAGAATATGGCTAATATTCTTGTTAGTTTGTACAAGCTGTCCATTGAATTTACGTAGGTTTACTTCTAGTTGTTGTTTCTGTTGAGGATACTGCTCAACAAGCCGGGAATATATCGCCTGAGCGGCTTTCTCAGCAATTTCTGGTGACAGCCAAATATGCATATTATATTGGCCGTGGTGGTGATGTTCGTGATCGGTTTCATGTTTATGCTGATTCGATTCATTTGAATCATGTTCATCTTCGCTATTTTTTAGTAATAGAGGTTTAATAGTAGGTAAACCAGCC is part of the Xenorhabdus cabanillasii genome and encodes:
- the znuA gene encoding zinc ABC transporter substrate-binding protein ZnuA, encoding MLHKPQKYAHTFFRQAALVTVLTVGINYSAQADVVTSIRPLGFIAAAVADGVTDTQVLLPDGASPHDYALRPSDIRKLNQADLVVWIGPDMETFLAKPIEKIAQNKQLELAGLPTIKPLLLKNSEDEHDSNESNQHKHETDHEHHHHGQYNMHIWLSPEIAEKAAQAIYSRLVEQYPQQKQQLEVNLRKFNGQLVQTNKNISHILQPVLGQGYFVFHDAYGYFEKHYQLSPLGVFTVNPEIQPGAQRLHYIRTQLVEQKAKCIFAEPQFRPAVIHAVAKGTNVRIGTLDPLGSGIVLNKDSYMKFITQLSEQYLGCLN